The following proteins are co-located in the Syntrophorhabdaceae bacterium genome:
- a CDS encoding efflux RND transporter periplasmic adaptor subunit: protein MGIAHNRTRLGIAVGLTLICLTLAGCSKSKAPLQGIAPEVAVVVLKAERVPIITELPGRTSAFLIAEVRPQVSGVIQKRLFNEGDDVQFGQPLYQIDPATYEAAYEGAKAALARAEANAVSVASRVGRYKELVAVSAVSNQEYDDAFAALKQAEAEIVGQKAAVENARINLSYTRITAPIGGRIGKSNVTVGALATAYQAPVFTTIQQLDPIYVDATQSSANLLELKRNIAAGRIKGEGPDRAQVKLVLEDGTAYAWEGTLKFSDITVDPSTGSFILRIVFPNPKHILLPGMYVRALVQEGVAEQAILAPQQGISRDPKGNPVALIVNDEGKVEQRMITTDRAIGDKWLVTSGLKPGDRLIVEGLQKVRPGVPVKVASNDRSEKGGAKAAQSGEPPMPKAK from the coding sequence GACCAGGTTGGGGATTGCAGTGGGGCTCACATTAATCTGCCTGACGCTCGCCGGTTGCAGCAAATCCAAGGCGCCGCTTCAAGGCATCGCGCCCGAGGTAGCTGTGGTGGTGCTCAAGGCCGAGCGGGTACCGATCATCACTGAATTACCCGGAAGGACGTCGGCATTTCTCATTGCCGAAGTGAGGCCGCAGGTGAGCGGGGTTATTCAGAAACGTCTCTTCAATGAGGGAGACGATGTACAGTTCGGGCAGCCCCTATACCAGATCGATCCGGCGACCTACGAAGCAGCCTATGAGGGTGCCAAGGCCGCGCTTGCCAGGGCCGAAGCCAATGCGGTATCCGTTGCAAGCAGGGTGGGGCGCTACAAGGAACTGGTTGCGGTAAGTGCGGTCAGCAACCAGGAATATGACGACGCATTCGCCGCGCTCAAACAAGCGGAAGCAGAGATTGTGGGTCAGAAGGCGGCCGTGGAAAACGCCCGCATCAACCTTTCCTACACCAGGATCACCGCACCCATCGGCGGGCGTATCGGTAAATCCAACGTGACCGTGGGGGCATTGGCCACGGCGTACCAGGCCCCTGTTTTTACCACGATCCAGCAGCTCGACCCGATTTACGTGGATGCCACACAGTCGAGCGCAAATCTCCTGGAACTCAAGCGCAATATCGCGGCCGGCAGGATCAAGGGAGAGGGGCCTGATAGGGCGCAGGTGAAACTCGTGCTCGAAGACGGCACCGCTTACGCATGGGAAGGGACACTGAAATTCTCCGATATTACTGTGGATCCCAGCACGGGATCATTTATCCTGAGGATCGTCTTTCCGAACCCAAAGCACATCCTTCTTCCGGGCATGTACGTGCGGGCTCTTGTGCAGGAAGGAGTAGCCGAACAGGCAATTCTCGCCCCGCAGCAGGGTATCTCCCGCGATCCTAAGGGTAATCCGGTCGCGCTCATTGTAAATGACGAAGGCAAGGTGGAGCAACGAATGATCACGACGGATAGGGCCATCGGTGATAAATGGCTCGTCACTTCGGGGCTTAAACCGGGAGACCGACTGATTGTTGAGGGTTTGCAGAAGGTGCGTCCAGGCGTTCCGGTGAAGGTCGCATCCAACGATCGCAGCGAGAAGGGCGGTGCGAAAGCGGCTCAGTCAGGCGAGCCACCGATGCCAAAGGCAAAGTAA